One genomic segment of Podarcis muralis chromosome 18, rPodMur119.hap1.1, whole genome shotgun sequence includes these proteins:
- the S1PR4 gene encoding sphingosine 1-phosphate receptor 4: protein MTDMELFNSTSSPSPWMALPTSVPDPRLASAHRPELCYPTTDTNHVNIILYHYNFTGRMQNRRPQEDQMSVLKMVIIAASCLIILENLVVLLAIIRKVRTRRWVYSCLASITLSDLLAGTAYLINLWLSGSRTFQLSPTMWFLREGVLFVALAASTFSLLVTAVERYSAMVKPIAEKASSKTTRLRALFAFCWSLAILIGLLPLLGWNCICHVSRCSTLLPLYDKNYILFTVIVFSIILVGVVGLYASIYCWVQKSAQQTFSRGSRKRSLRLLKTVLVILCTFLICWTPLFILLLIDTFWGNTAWAPPKLFGWILTLAVTNSFINPIVYALGSKEVRRAVVELLCCCCIWAGVRGPRNCLVASDIHASSSTGSLRGRGSFRSPVAFSRRAREPLSSNSSVLSNDTSGLHHTQD from the coding sequence ATGACTGACATGGAGCTCTTCAACTCCACCTCCTCGCCCTCTCCTTGGATGGCCCTCCCCACGTCTGTCCCAGACCCCCGACTTGCTTCGGCCCATCGCCCAGAACTCTGTTACCCAACGACGGACACAAACCACGTCAACATCATCCTGTACCATTACAACTTCACAGGGAGGATGCAGAATCGCCGTCCCCAGGAAGACCAGATGAGCGTCCTGAAGATGGTCATTATTGCTGCCAGCTGCCTCATCATCCTGGAGAACCTGGTGGTGCTGCTGGCCATCATCCGCAAAGTGCGCACCCGCCGGTGGGTCTACTCTTGCCTGGCCAGCATCACCCTCAGCGACCTCTTAGCCGGCACGGCCTACTTGATCAACCTCTGGTTGTCGGGGAGCCGGACCTTCCAGCTGTCGCCCACCATGTGGTTCCTCCGCGAGGGGGTCCTCTTTGTTGCCCTGGCGGCCTCCACCTTCAGCCTGCTGGTGACAGCCGTGGAGCGCTACAGCGCCATGGTGAAGCCCATCGCCGAGAAGGCGTCCAGCAAGACCACCCGCCTGAGGGCCCTCTTCGCCTTCTGCTGGAGCCTGGCCATCCTCATtggcctcctccccttgctgggCTGGAACTGCATCTGCCACGTCTCCCGCTGCTCCACGCTCCTGCCCCTCTACGACAAGAACTACATCCTCTTCACTGTGATCGTCTTCAGCATCATCCTGGTGGGCGTCGTGGGCCTCTACGCCTCCATCTACTGCTGGGTCCAGAAAAGCGCCCAGCAGACCTTCTCTCGGGGCAGCCGGAAGAGGTCTCTGCGGCTGCTGAAGACGGTGCTGGTCATCCTCTGCACCTTCCTCATCTGCTGGACGCCTCTCTTCATCCTCCTCCTGATAGATACCTTTTGGGGGAACACAGCCTGGGCTCCCCCTAAGCTCTTTGGCTGGATCTTGACCTTGGCCGTGACCAACTCATTCATCAATCCCATCGTCTACGCCTTGGGGAGCAAGGAGGTGAGGAGGGCTGTCGTGgagcttctctgctgctgctgcatctggGCTGGGGTGCGCGGCCCCCGAAACTGCCTCGTGGCCAGCGATATCCATGCCAGCTCTTCCACAGGCTCCTTGAGAGGGCGTGGCAGCTTCCGTAGCCCAGTAGCCTTCAGCAGGAGAGCCAGAGAACCTCTCTCCAGCAATTCAAGTGTGCTGAGCAATGACACTTCAGGGCTGCACCACACCCAGGACTAG